A window from Acidimicrobiia bacterium encodes these proteins:
- a CDS encoding septum formation initiator family protein, whose product MSRLKNINAPSRIAFLTVFSVAFLFVFVFPTRSYLSQRTQVNRARHDLTILRSQNKALASEAAKLHTKSEIERIARERYNMASPGEKLFTVVPVAPTTTLPPTTTTTTTIPTTTAAAPTTTVAGPTVAAQPGQ is encoded by the coding sequence GTGAGCCGGCTCAAGAACATCAACGCGCCCTCGCGCATCGCGTTCCTCACCGTGTTCAGCGTTGCGTTCCTGTTCGTGTTCGTGTTCCCGACGCGGTCGTACCTCTCGCAGCGCACGCAGGTGAACCGCGCCCGTCACGACCTCACGATCCTGCGCTCGCAGAACAAGGCGCTCGCGAGCGAAGCCGCGAAGTTGCACACGAAGTCGGAGATCGAACGCATCGCGCGCGAGCGTTACAACATGGCGTCGCCGGGCGAGAAGCTGTTCACGGTCGTGCCCGTCGCACCGACGACGACCCTGCCGCCGACGACCACCACGACGACCACGATTCCCACGACCACCGCGGCGGCACCCACCACGACCGTCGCCGGGCCGACCGTCGCCGCGCAGCCCGGCCAGTAG
- a CDS encoding DUF501 domain-containing protein: protein MPTAAEIARLSELLGRAPQADFEIVATTADGEPAVIRNAPLLDDGTPMPTRYWLVDRDLVRRVSRIEADGGVRAAEAEIPADAIRRAHDAYAAERDTALPVEHRGPRPHGGVGGTRVGVKCLHAHYAHHLAGGEDPVGRWVARRLASEGSS, encoded by the coding sequence ATGCCGACGGCCGCTGAGATCGCCCGCCTCTCCGAGCTGCTCGGACGCGCGCCGCAGGCCGACTTCGAGATCGTCGCCACGACCGCCGACGGCGAGCCGGCGGTCATCCGCAACGCACCTCTGCTCGACGACGGCACTCCGATGCCGACCCGGTACTGGCTCGTCGACCGCGATCTCGTGCGCCGCGTGTCGCGCATCGAGGCCGACGGCGGGGTGCGCGCCGCGGAAGCCGAGATCCCGGCCGACGCGATCCGGCGCGCGCACGACGCGTACGCGGCCGAGCGCGACACCGCGCTGCCGGTCGAACACCGCGGGCCGCGTCCGCACGGTGGGGTCGGCGGGACGCGCGTCGGCGTGAAGTGTCTGCACGCGCACTACGCGCACCACCTCGCGGGCGGGGAGGATCCGGTCGGCAGATGGGTCGCGCGGCGGCTCGCATCGGAGGGCTCGTCATGA